The DNA region TCGGGGGCGAAGGTCACCACCTTGATCACGGGCCTGAACTCCTCCAGCAGGTCCGGATCCGGGGCGGCGATGAACTTGGGGTCCTGGGCGCCGGGCCTCTCGGGGCTTATGAAGGGCCCCTCCAGGTGGGCCCCCAGTATCCTGGCCCCCGGCTGGGGGGATTCCATTGCCCGGCCCACGTTGGCCAGGATGAGGCGGATCTGCTCCCGGGGGAGCGTCATGGTGGCGGGCAGGAAGGAGGTGATGCCGTGCCTTGCGAGGGCCTCCGACATGGCCATCAGGGCCTCCGGGGTGCCGTCACAACCGTCGAAGCCCGCTATGCCGTGGATGTGCAGGTCCACCATCCCGGGGGTGAGCAGGAGGCCGTCCCCCGGGATGGTCTCCGCCCCGGGGACATCCGGGGATCCGGGGATCACCTGGCGGATCACCCGGTCGAATACCACCGTGGCCTCCATTGTGTCTCCGGTGGAGGTCAGGACCCGGACTCCTCGCAAGGCCTTCATGGCTATCCTCCTAGCCCTTGAGGCGCCTCTTGATGGCGCCGGCTATCAGGTCCGCCTTGGTGCCCACCACTATCTGCATGTCCCGGTCGTTGGGCCTTATGATCCCCGTGGCTCCCAGGCGGCGGATCTCCTCCTCCAGGACCAGCTTGCCGTCCTTGACGGTGAGGCGTAGCCGGGTTATGCAGGAGTCAAGGGTGGCGATGTTGGCCGCCCCGCCGAGGCTGTCGATGTAGAGCTTGGCCAGCTGGTCTATCTCCTCCGGGGTGGAGGCGGAGGCGGTCCTGCCCGAGGCGGCCTCCTCCCGGCCGGGGGTCTTGAGGTCCATGGCCTTGATCATGAAGACGAAGAGGAAGTAGTAGACCGCGCCGAAGGCCAGCCCTATGGGTATCAGCATGAAGGGCTTGGTGGCCAGGCCGTAGTTGAGGAAGTAGTCTATGGCGCCGGCGGAGAATCCGAAGCCGTGGTGGATGCCCAGGGCCTCGCAGATGGCCAGGGATACGCCAGTGAGGATGGAGTGGGCCACGTAGAGGGCCGGGGCCAGGAACATGAAGGCGAACTCGATGGGCTCCGTGATGCCCGTGAGGAAGGAGGTGAGTGCCACGCTGAGGAGGATGCCGCTCACCGCCTTGCGGTTCTCGGACCTGGCGGTGGTGTACATGGCCAGCGCCGCGGCGGGGAGGGCGAACATCATTATGGGGTAGAAGCCGGTCATGAAGGTGCCCGCGGTGGGGTCTCCGGCGAAGAACCTGGAGAGGTCACCGGTCACCACCTTGCCCGCCTTGTCGGTGAAGGAGCCGAACACGAACCAGACCATGCTGTTTATCACGTGGTGCAGTCCGAAGGGCAGGAGGAGCCTGTTGAGGGCCCCGAAGGCGAAGGCGCCAATGAGGCCCGCTCCCACGATCCAGTTGCCTACCCCGTGGATGGCCTGCTGGATGGGGGGCCAGATGAACCCGAAGATGAGGGCCAGCACGATGCTGACCCCGGCGGAGGCGATGGGGACGAAGCGCTTGCCGCCGAAGAAGCCCAGGAAGTCCGGTAGCTTGATGTGGTGGAACCGGTTGTAGAGCTGGCCCGCCACTATGCCGGAGAGGATCCCCGCCAGGACCCCCATGTTGATGTCCTTGTTGATGGTCACCATGGCCTTGGTGAGGGTCAGGTAGCCCACCGCCCCCGCCAGGGCGGCGGCGCCGGCCCCGTCGAAGGCGAAGCCCACCGCCACCCCTATGGCGAACACCAGGGGCAGGTTGTCGAATATGGCTCCGCCGGCCTGCATGATCCTGCATGATGAAGGGTATGTCCAGCACGTCCGAGGCACCGAGTCGCAGCAACAGCGCCGCGGCGGGCAGCACCGCCACGGGGAGCATCAGCGCCTTGCCCAGCTTCTGAAGACCTCCAAACATCTCTCTCTACCTCCTTGATCTGGCATGTCTAGCTCGAAGGGGTCTCCCCCTAGGGCCCTATATGGAGAAGGTGATCTCGTAGAGGAACCTCTTGCCCCGGTATATGCACTTGGAGAACTCCAGCGGAAGGCCCGTCTCGTCCAGGGCCACCCGCCGGAAGAGGAGCACCGGGCACCGGGGGGGCACCTCCAACATCCTGGCCTCGTAGTCGCTGGCCAGCACCGGCTCGATGGTCTGCCGGGCCAGCACCGGCGGCCGACGCAGGTGCTCCCGGAAGAGCCGGTAGAGGGAGTCCCCCTCCAGTAGCTCCCGGGAGAGGTCCGGGAACCGCTCCTTGGGGATCCAGGCGTGCTCCAGGGAGAAGGGTTCCTCCTCCACCAGTCGGAGCCGCAGCACGCTCAGTACCGGGGAGCCCTTCTGGATCATGAGCCTCTCGGGCAGGCTCCCGTCCGCCGCCTCCTCCTCGAAGGAGATGATCACCGTCCTGGAGGACAGCCCCGCCTCCCGGATGTTGTCCGTGAAGCCCCCCAGCCGGGAGGAGCTGCACGGGGGCTTGGGCTGGGCCACGAAGGTGCCTATGCCCCGCTGTCTCACCAGGACCCCCTCGTTTACCAGGGCGGAGACCGCCTTGGCGGCGGTCATGCGGCTTATCTGGTAGATCTCGCACAGCTCCCTCTCGGAGGGGATGGGATCTCCGGGCTTCAGCTCCCCCTGCTCGATCTTCCGGAGGAGCCGCTCCTTCAGCTGGTAGTAGAGGGGCACCGGGCTCTCCTTGTGAAGGGTCAAGGCCACACCTCCAATGTCATCATGTTGTCATGTGGACTATACCACCTCCGGGGGTCCCCTTCAAGGGGCCCTCAACGCCCCGGGGGGTGGTATGATGGGCTGGCTTGTCGGAGGTGATGGATGTGAAGCTTCTCTGTCGTTGCGTGCTCCTCCTGGCCCTGGTGGCCCTCACGTGTCCATCCCGGGCCCTGGCCCAGGGGGAGTCGTTCCTGGTGCGGATCCCACTGGAGGTGGGACGTCAGGCTCGGGTTGAGGTGGAGGGGATATCCATGCAGGTGGGGCGGGTGGAGTCGGTGCCCTCCAGGCCCCAAATGAACGCCTTCGGGGCCTCCAAGTGGGGGCAACCCGGCACGGTGGTGGCCACGGCGGTGAACGCGGTGCATCTGCTGTTGGGCAAGAGGGAAGGCCGGGGAGTGATCGTTAGCCTGTTGCCGTCCTACACCGTGGCCCCTGCTTCCCGTCCGTTCAGCGCGGTGGTGGTGGACGGGGTGGGTGGTAGCGGCCTCTTCGGCGCCTACGCACCGCCGGTGGGCACCCGGGTCTGGGCGGTCCTCCGGGACGGGAGCCACGTGCCCTTGAGCGAGGAGGTCCTGAAGGACGCGGTGGAGATCCGCTATCGGGTGTCGCCCCCCGAGGGGGCCCCGCTCTGGGTGGAGATCGAGAACCGGCTGGGGGGCAAGGTCCGGGGGGTCTACCAGTCGGGTGTCAAGTTGATAGGGGAGGTGGTTCACCCGGTGGGGGGCATAGGGGTCTTCGAGGGTAGCCACTACCAGGGGGTTGGTAGGATAAGGGCCAACCATCCGGGGGTGGTGTGCGTCTCCACCTCGCCGCCGGGGATGATGGGGGGCTTCCAGGTCGTCCCGGAGGAGCATGCCCTGTCGGCGGAGATGAGATCTGCCTGGTACGAGCCCCAGTGGTTGATCATAAGGGGCCAGGGACCCCTGGCAGGTAGGCCTCCCCTCTTCTCAGGCTTCCTGGTGCCGGGCCCCTCCGAGAGGGACCTTAAGGGAAGGTACCTGACCCCCCTTCTGATCCCTTCGGTTAAGGTGCGGATCGATGGGGGGGATTGGGTGGATATGCCTCCGGCGTGCACCCCGGAGGAGGGGGCCATCCTGCGGCGGGTAACCCACCTGAGGATCCTGTACCCCATGGAGGAGGCGGAGCCCCAGTGGGTACCCGATCAGGGGGAGCAGGAGGCCCCGGGGGACTCGGTGTCCCCCTAGCTCAGCAGGGCCAGCAGGAGCCCCCCCGCCAGGACGGAGCCTATCTGGCCCGACACGTTGGCCCCCACGGCGTGCATCAGGAGGAAGTTCCCTGGGTCTGCCTCCTGGCCCAGCTTCTGGATGGTCCGGGCGGACATGGGGAAGGCGGAGATCCCCGCGGCGCCCACCATGGGGTTCACCTTCAGGTGCTTGGGGAGGAACAGGTTTAGCCCCTTGGCCATCAGGATACCGCAGGCGGTGTCGAGCACGAAGGCCACAAGCCCCATGGAGATTATGAGCAACGTGGATGGATTCACGAACCGCTCCCCCGTCATGGTGGCCGCTATGGTGAAGCCCAGCAGGATGGTCACTATGTTGGCCAGCTCGTTCTGGGCCGCCTGGGATAGCCGTTCGGTGACGCCGCTTACCCTGAGCAGGTTGCCGAACATGAGGAATCCTATGAGGGCTGCGGATGGGGGGGCCACTATGGAGGCCGCCACGGTTATGACTATGGGGAAGGCGATCAGCTTGAATCGGGAAACGTCCCTTTGGACGTAGGTCATCCTCATGGCCCGCTCGGATCGGGTGGTGAGGAGCTTGATCACCGGAGGCTGTATTAGGGGTACCAGGGCCATGTAGGTGTAGGCCGCCACCGATATGGGGCCCAAAAGGTGCGGGGCGAACCGGTTGGAGACGTATATGGAGGTGGGCCCGTCGGCGGCACCTATTATGCCGATGGAGGCCGCCTCGTTGATGTCGAAGCCCATGAGTAGCGCCAGCCCCATGGTGAGGAAAATGCCCCCCTGGGCCGCCAGGCCGAAGACGAACATCCTGGGGTTGGAGATGAGGGGTGAGAAGTCGCACATGGCCCCAACTGCGATGAAAATGAGCAGCGGGAACAGCTCCGTGGCGATACCCAGGTTGAAGAGCAGCGAAAGCGCCCCCTCGGAGAGCTTGCCGTCCACCAGCTGGTCCAGGGCGGAGCTGAAGGGGATGTTCACCAGGATGGTGCCGAACCCCATGGACAACAGCAGGTTGGGCTCAAAGTCCTTGACCACCGCCAGGTATATGAGCCCCAGCCCCACCAGGATCATGACCAGCTCCTTGTAGGTGAAGGCCGATAGGGTCTTCCCGAAGTACAGCAGAAGTTGGTGAGCCATATCCAATTTTGAACCTCCCTTTCTGGTTTTCGAACCCCAATTTTGCACCCCCGGGGCGGAGTTGTAAACCCGCATAGGCTAGGCATTTTCGCCGTTGCGGCCCCGGGGCCCTTGGAAGATAATATGCCCACCTTAGAACCCTTTGGGAGGTTTTGCGAACATGATCCGAGCCCTTTTCATGGCCCTGGCAGGCCTGGTGCTACCCCTTATCCTGGTCCCCGGGGCGGTGGGCTCCGAGGGGGTCCCCGCGGAGCAGAGGGCCGTCGAAGTGCCCCTCTACGTGTCCACCCTGGGGGATAGGCCGGTGAGGTTCGGCTCCGCCATCCAGGACGGGGAGAGGCTCCTCTTCCCGTTGAGCGTCCTGCGCCGCACCGGGGCCAACGTGGCCTTCAACCAGGAGTCGAAGCTGGTGGTCATGGAGGTCCAACGGAGCCCGCTAATCGATTTCCCGGTGCCGGCGGAGGGCATGAGGCTCACCGCCCCGGGCCGGTCGGTGAACGGCGACGTTTACATGGACGTGGCGGGCTTCGAGCCCGTTCTTGGCATCGCCTTCCAGCCCCTGGATGACGGGGTGGTGCTCATGAGGGCCTCATCCAGGGGGGAGCTGCCCCTCAGGTCCCCCCTGGGGAACCAGATCCAGCACCCCTTCTCCCTGGTCTGGGACCCCCTCTACAGGACCGATCCCCACCAGGACCCCTCTTTCCCCCCCGTGTCGGTGGTCTCCCCATCCTGGTTCAGGATCCGCCCCGACGGGGAGGTGGAGTTCAAGGGCCGGGCCTCCTACGTGGAGGGGGCCCACCGGCTGGGGGCCCAGGTGTGGCCCCTGGTGAACAACGGCTTCGATCCCTCCGCCACCAAGACGTTCCTCAACGACCCTGCGGCGGTGAACCGGGCGGTGGCACGACTGGCCGCCTATGCGATGCTCTTCGGGGTCGATGGCTTCAACCTGGACTTCGAGAACATGGATCCCGCAGACCGGGACGCCTACAGCGCCTTCGTCCAGGCGGTGGCGGAGCGGATGCGCCCCCTGGGGCGCAAGACCTCGGTGGACGTCACCGTGGAGTCCACCAGCGCCTTCTGGTCCCGGTGCTACGACCGGCGGGCCCTGGGGGAGGCGGCGGACTACGTGATGGTGATGACCTACGACGAGCACTGGGGCCGCAGCCCCGTGGCGGGCTCCGTGGCGTCCCTTCCCTGGGTCCAGCGGGGGGTGGAGGGGCTGCTTAGGAGCGTCCCGGCGGAGAAGCTCCTGCTGGGGCTCCCCTTCTACACCCGGGAGTGGGAGGAGACCCAGACCCAGTCGGGGGTCAAGGTGAGGTCCAAGGCCCTCTCCATGGCCGCCGCGGAGGCCCGGGTCCGGGATAACTCCGCATCCCTCACCTGGCTGGAGGAGGCGGGGCAGATGTACGCGGAGTACAGGAGCGGGGGCAAGCGCTACCGCATATGGCTGGAGGACGAGAGGTCCCTGGCCCTTAAGTCCTCCCTGGTGCCCCGGTACGGCCTGGCGGGGGTGGCCGCCTGGCGGCGGGGCTTCGAGCGCCCCGAGGTGTGGGCGGCGATCCACAACACCATCGGCGCCGCCGCCGCCAGATCGAGAGTGTCAACCGCACAGTAATATAGGTTGACATATTCCCCAAGGGGGGCTAAACTTGCCACATCCCGGGCTCAGCCCGTAAATGGGGGTGTGGCAAGTTGCATTCCATAAGCGCTTCTTCCTCTAGGACCAGGCATTGGGTTTTGGCGGGGCTCTTCGCCGCCCTGACCGCGGTTGGGGCCTTCATCCGGATCCCCATCCCTTACGTCCCCTTCACGCTCCAGTTCTTCTTCTGCGCCCTGTCGGGGATCCTGCTGGGCTCCCGGTGGGGCTTCGCCTCCCAGGTGATCTACGTCCTCATGGGGCTTTCTGGCCTTCCGGTCTTCACCGCCGGCGGCGGCCCCTCCTACGTCTTCCAGCCCACCTTCGGCTACCTGGTGGGCTTCTGCCTCGGGGGGTACCTGACGGGGCTCATCTGGGAGAGGGCCAAAGCAAGGAACTTCCTGTGGGCCTACCTGGCGGCCCTGGGGGGCCTTGCGGTGATCTACCTGGTGGGGGTCCCGTACCTGTGGATGATCGTGGACATGTACCTGGGCAAGGGGCGCGGAGTGGCCTGGGCGGTCAAGGTGGGTTTCCTGACCCCCATAGGCGGGGACCTGGTGCTGTGCGCCCTGATCGCCATGGTGGCCCTCCGGCTCGATAAGCTGGGTGTCCGGCTGGTGAGGGGGTAGGGTCGTGTCCCTGGCCATCTCCGCCGCCCGGTCGGTCCTGTGCGGCGGGTCCATCCATGTGGAGGATGCGCTGGAGCTGCTCTCCTGTCCCCTGGAGGAGCTGGAGGAGGGGGCCCGCATGATCCGGCGGGCCCTGGTGCCGGCCGGGGTGGAGCTCTGCTCCATATGCTCGGTACACACCGGGGGTTGCTCCGAGGACTGCGCCTTCTGCGCCCAGTCCACCCGGGCCCCTGGGGGGGCAGTGGTGGACCTGGACCTGGACTCGGTGATCTCCATGGCCCGCAGGGCCCGGTCCTTCGGGGTGGCCCGGTTCTCCCTGGTCTCCTCGGGGCTCAGGGCCCCCGGATGGGTGGTGGACCTGGCGGTCCAGGCGGCCCCCATCCTCCGGGACATGGGGCTCTCCCCCTGCGTGTCCCTGGGGATGTTGGACCGGCGGGATCTACTGCGGCTCCAGCTGGCCGGGGTGGAGCGGATCCACTGCAACCTGGAGGCCTCCCCCGCCTTCTTCCCCAAGGTCTGCTCCACCCACTGGTGGGGGCAGAAGATGGAGTTCATAAGCATGGCCCGGACCATGGGGTTCCAGGTCTGTTGCGGTGGCATCATCGGCATGGGGGAGGGCTGGGAGGACCGGCTAGCCCTGTCGGTCTGGAGCCGCCGGCTGGGGGCGCAATCCTTCCCGGTGAACGTTCTGGATCCCATAGGGGGGACCCCCCTGGAGGGGGCCGCCCCCCTTCCCCCCGAGGACTTCCTCCGGTTCGTCTGCGTCCTGCGCTACATCCATCCCACGGCGAGGATCCGGATCGCCGGTGGGCGTCGGCTCATCCGCCCCATGGACCGGCGCTCCCTGGAGGGGCCGGTGGACTCCCTCATGACCGGCGACTACCTGACAACCCGGGGGGTGTCCTTCCAGGAGGACCTGGAGATGATCTCCTCCCTTGGGCTGGCCCCGGTGATGGCTCGGTGAGCGGCGCCTTCTGGATCCTTGGCACCGGGACCGACGTGGGGAAGACCCACCTGTCCTGCCTGATCCTCCGGGCCGCCGGCGCCATGGGGCGGCGCTGGGGCTACTTCAAGCCCGTGGGCACCGGGGTCCGGCTGGTGGACCGGGTGCCCATGCCGGAGGACGGGGTGGCGGTCTCCCGGGTCACCGGCGCGGACCCAAGGGACCTGGTGGGCCTATGGTTCCGCTTCCCCGCCTCGCCCCACCTTTCCGCCTCCCTGGAGGGGGCCTCCATAGGGCCCAGGGAGGAGGCGCTGGTGAGGGACCGGCTGGACCTGGTTATCCGGTCCCACCCGGTGACCCTCATCGAGGGGGCCGGGGGGGCGGCGGTACCCCTGGGGGATGGGCTCATGCTGGCCCACTGGGTGGCCCGATGGGGTCATCCCGCCGCCCTTGTGGCCCCCGGGGGCCTTGGGACCTTGAGCTGTGTGGTGACCGGCCTGGAGTACCTACGGTCCCTGGGGGTGGACGTACGGTGCGTCGTCCTGAACCGTTTCGACCCGGAGGACCCGATCCACCGGGACAACGCCCGCTGGATCCGGGACAACTGTGGGGTCCCGGTGTTCACCGTGGCCCCGGAGGGGTCTCACGGGGACCTGGTGGGGGAGTGGATGGAGACCTTCATGGAGGTGATGGGGCTTGAGGATGAGTAGCCTGGTGGAGCGGGATCTAAGGGTCAACTGGCATCCCTGCACCCAGATGGCGGACCACCAAGATTTCCCCCCCCTGGTGGTCACCTCCGCCAGGGGGGTGTGGCTCCACCTGGAGAACGGGGGCCGTCTCCTGGACGGCATATCCTCCTGGTGGGTGAACCTCTTCGGCCACTGCCACCCACGGTTGTTGAGGGTCCTGGCGGATCAGGCCTCCCGGCTGGACCACTGCATGTTCGCCTCCCTCACCCACCCCTGGGCGGTGGAGCTCTCCGAGCGGCTCACCGCCCTGTCGGGCCTCCATCGGGTCTTCTACGCGGACAACGGGTCCTCCGCGGTGGAGCTGGCCATGAAGATGGCCTACCACTACCAGGTCAATCTTGGGCACCCGGAGCGGAAGTTGTTCGCCCACCTGTCGGGTAGCTACCACGGGGAGACCCTGGGGGCCTTGAGCGTGGGAGACCTGGGGCTATACGGGGAGCCCTACCGGGGTATAACCCGCCGCAATCTGAGGCTAGAGGGTCCCAACTGTGTCGACTGCTCCTACGGAGGTACGCGGAGCTTCTGCTCCCTTGAGTGTCTCAAGAGGGACGTGGCAACCCTCGAAGCGGCCGCACCGGAGGTCTGTGCGGTGATCGTGGAGCCCCTGGTCCAGGGGGCGGCGGGGATGAGGATGTACCCCGCCGGATACTTCCGGGGGCTCCGGGAGGCGGCGGGGCGCCTGGGGATCCTCTTCATCGACGACGAGATAGCCATGGGGTTCGGCCGGACCGGAAGGATCTTCGCCTACCAGCACGCGGGGGTGGTGCCGGACCTGGTGTGCCTATCCAAGGGCATAACCGGCGGGATGATGCCCTTCTCGGCGGTGCTGGCCACCGAAGGGATCTACCAGGCCTTCTACGGAGGGGGCCTGGAGCGGGCCTTCCTCCACAGCCACAGCTACTGCGGCAACCCCCTGGGGTGTGCCCTGGGGATAGAGGTGCTGAAGATGCTGGAGGATATGGAGGTAACGGCCCTGGTGGGACGACTCGGGGATCGCCTCGTGGACCTGATGGAGCGATACTTCAGGCCCTTTAGGTACACATGGGACATTAGGTCCTTGGGGCTGGTGGGGGCGGTTGAGTTGCGCCGTCCCGACGGATCTCTCCTGCCGCCTCAAATGAGGCTAGGGCGACAGATCGGGCTTGAGTGCATGAGGCGGGGGGTGCTCTTGAGGCCCCTGGGGGATGTCATCTACTTCCTCCCGCCGTACGTTATAGGGGAAGACGAGCTGGAACTAATGGTCAGGACCGCATGCCAGGCGGCGGAGAGGGTGCTCGAAGGGGCAGATCTTTAAAACGGGAAGGGGGGGCATAGCCCCCCTTCTAATCGCCCTCCCTCAGGGCCAAGTGGCCGTCACGGATACCCTCGCCTTCTGCTGGGGAAACTGCCCCTCCTTGAGGTTAGGATAGAACCGGTACGTGCCGCTGGGAAGCCTGAACCCTATGGCCTCTGCACCGGTGCTGAAGGAGGCGGATACGGGACCCTCGATCCAGAACCCATCCCCATCGCAGGTGACGTTGGTTATCGTGGCGGTGACCCCCGCGGGGACAATTAAGGGCGTTGACGTCAGCTCCGCGTTCCTCCCCGCGCGCCTCTAACCTGGGTGCCCGATCCGGTGCCACTTCCCGCCAGGGCGGACCCGGCCACCAACAGCACCAGCACCATCGCAAGTGCCAAACTGGTTCCCCTCATGGTTATCGTCCCCGATCCTGAATATTCAGATTGTTATACGAGAAGTCTCTGGACATGTAAAGCCCCCCTTCCGCGGATGGGGGGCGGTAAGCCAGGTTATCAGATGGCGCCGTTCAGCCTCTGGAGCAGATCCTGTCGGTCCCGGTGGACCAGCATGACCACGTTGACCGTCTCAAGCACGTCCCCCACGGGCTCGAAGAGCCCGTCGTAGATGGTGTCGTTCAGGTGCTTGGCCACCCGCTCCTCGCAGGCCACCAGGTCCACCCGGTTCCACATGTGTTCCGCGAAGCTCAGCGGGTCGTTATCTATCTCAACCACCCTTGCCCCCCGGGACTTGAGGATGGATATGAGGTTGCCGGTGCCCCCCCTCTGGACCCCAACGGACATCCCCTTCATGTCCCGGAGGGATCCCAGGTCCCTGGTCCTTCCGAGACCGTCCTTCCGGGAGGCGTAGATGCGGGTCTTGAAGGTCCCGTAGGGCCTGGTGGCCGCCACGGGGAAGCTGTCGAAGTAGGAGTTCGGCCAGCCGGCGTTCAGGATGACGTCTATCCGGCCCTCCACAAGCAGGGGGAAGACCTGGTCCCACGGGGCACCGATGAAGTCCCCATTTAGCCCCAGGGCGGAGGCGGCCTTCCGGGCCACCTCCACGCTTATCCCCTTGGAGGTCCCCTCGGACAGGTAGACCCAGGGGGCGTAGGAGTCGTCGTGGCCGAAGGTGATCCTCCCCGGGACGGAAGCGGCGGACCGGATCTTGAGGAACCGATCGAAGTTCCTCCTGGCCTCCTTGGCGTACCGCTCCAGGCCGGAGAAGAGGGACCTCCGCTTGGCCTCCTGGGCGGTGGACACCTCCACCGCCTCGCTTATCTTGTGTCCGATGGCGCAGGTCCTCTCCAGCACCGCCCCCTCGATCTCACCCTGTTCCTCCACCCGCCTGGATATGTCCTGCAACTTCGTGGAGGAGGCCCTGAGGTTCGCCATGGAGCCCTTGAGGGTCCTGGCCCCCTCCAGGATCTCCTGGACCGTGGCCTCCTTCAGCTCCCGGAAGGTCGCGATCCCCTCCTGGGTTTCCTGGGTCTTCTTGGACAGCATCTCCATCAGGGAGGCGATCCTCTTGGTTATCCCGGTGCTCTCCGCCGCCAGCTTCCGCACCTCGTCGGCCACCACAGCAAAGCCCTTGCCGTGCTCCCCCGCCCGGGCGGCCTCGATGGCGGCGTTGAGGGCCAGCAGGTTGGTCTGCTTGGCCACCCGCTCGATGCCGTTGAGCATCTCCGCCACGTCCTTGGCCACCGACGCCAGGGAGGCCACCAGCCCCTGAACGTCCTCGAAGGACCGGTTCATCTCGTCCAGGGACCTGGTGGCCCGCTCCATCATGTCCGTGCTCCTGTCCCCGTCCTGGACCGCCATCTCCAGGCTGCCCTTCATGGACTCCACGTCCCTTATGACCTCCGCCATCCGCCTGCGGCTGCTCTCCATCTCGTTGCAGGCCTTGTCCAGCGCCAGCCGCCCCTGGTCTAGCTCCCTCAGGAGCCCCGAGGAGTCAGCGCTAGCCAGCGCCACCGCCAGATGCTGCTCCCGGAGGAACGACCTCAGCAGCCCGTCCAGGTCCGACAGGGCCTCTATCATCTGATCGGCCGATGCGCCGCCCCCGTCGCCGGAGGGCAGGCCGAGCCCGGGTCTCTGATCCATCTCCACTCCCCCTCACCGTAGGGTAGTCCATGCAAATTCTCACACGGATCCACCCCAAGAGGTACCTCAACGGTTTACACCCCCGGTGGCACCGGTTGACCTAAATGAAAAGGGAGGGGGTCACCCCCCTCCCGCCAGATGACCTCTATCACTAGCGGCTGAAGGTCACCCTGAAGTCCCCCTCCGGGGTCTCCTCGAAGCTGACCTTGAGGCCCTTCGACGTGCCGAACCGGATCACGTTCTCCCTGGAGGTCACGGTGCTCACCAGCACCGTC from Thermanaerovibrio acidaminovorans DSM 6589 includes:
- a CDS encoding substrate-binding periplasmic protein, with product MEEQGEIEGAVLERTCAIGHKISEAVEVSTAQEAKRRSLFSGLERYAKEARRNFDRFLKIRSAASVPGRITFGHDDSYAPWVYLSEGTSKGISVEVARKAASALGLNGDFIGAPWDQVFPLLVEGRIDVILNAGWPNSYFDSFPVAATRPYGTFKTRIYASRKDGLGRTRDLGSLRDMKGMSVGVQRGGTGNLISILKSRGARVVEIDNDPLSFAEHMWNRVDLVACEERVAKHLNDTIYDGLFEPVGDVLETVNVVMLVHRDRQDLLQRLNGAI
- a CDS encoding sulfurtransferase TusA family protein produces the protein MSSDRIVDARGLSCPQPVLMTRRALEESGDLPLTVLVSTVTSRENVIRFGTSKGLKVSFEETPEGDFRVTFSR